One part of the Pieris napi chromosome 4, ilPieNapi1.2, whole genome shotgun sequence genome encodes these proteins:
- the LOC125049057 gene encoding uncharacterized protein LOC125049057 yields the protein MPAEDVSDLREVVDAINRLCENMKTSYDEEEPELVPSDEAVVRRVENYVAEKWSDSVVEEVSDTDQLVTVCEPISEYYTASSEVSLLSDEMCQPDKEKVDRNYASSEVSLLSDELAQFEDSDKERDDRNSVMAGHVAAMRERFESMTRTSTPCPDVLRSASPGFDILFRNITPSPDQLDKS from the coding sequence ATGCCCGCCGAAGACGTCAGCGACCTCCGAGAGGTCGTGGACGCGATCAATCGACTCTGCGAAAACATGAAGACTAGTTATGACGAGGAGGAACCAGAGTTGGTCCCCTCAGACGAGGCAGTGGTCCGACGGGTCGAGAACTACGTCGCCGAGAAATGGAGCGACTCTGTCGTCGAAGAGGTGTCCGATACGGATCAGCTGGTGACAGTGTGTGAACCGATAAGCGAATATTACACGGCCTCGTCTGAAGTGTCCTTACTCTCTGATGAAATGTGCCAACCGGATAAGGAAAAGGTTGACCGAAATTACGCCTCGTCTGAAGTATCTTTACTGTCGGATGAGTTGGCTCAATTTGAAGATTCGGATAAGGAAAGGGACGATAGGAACAGTGTAATGGCCGGTCACGTGGCCGCTATGAGAGAGAGGTTTGAGAGTATGACGCGAACCAGCACTCCGTGTCCGGATGTATTGCGATCCGCGTCACCCGGCTTCGACATATTGTTCAGGAACATAACCCCTTCGCCCGATCAGTTAGACAAATCATAG
- the LOC125049056 gene encoding BUB3-interacting and GLEBS motif-containing protein ZNF207 isoform X2, with protein MGRKKKKASKPWCWYCNREFDDEKILIQHQKAKHFKCHICHKKLYTGPGLSIHCMQVHKEAIDKVPNSLPNRSNIEIEIYGMEGIPPEDIKEHERQKTGGGKVSDSDDDEPAAKKKATAALLGPGPSTLTPGILPTPMGPVPPGMYPGPMGMNHMMPHFMQQRMMMPGMRPLFPASSIAVSTPSKPTFPAYSNATISAPPTTSTSSELRENGDVKPPAANTCPLVTATGAGSKIIHPPEDVSLEEIKARNAKFRPKPKPDAPSTPVSAPPMIAPSTSQAEVAAHMSAAVAAARQQAMRRPMPMGMMGMLGQVRVPVPVSMPVPVLPVMPQFNLMRPLQPGMLLPGGMMQMGAMFPGGVPGLPMMQPRYR; from the exons ATGGGCAGGAAAAAGAAGAAGGCATCGAAACCTTGGTGCTG GTATTGTAACAGGGAATTCGATGATGAGAAAATTCTGATTCAACATCAAAAAGCGAAACATTTTAAATGCCACATCTGTCACAAGAAGTTGTATACGGGACCAGGACTATCGATTCACTGCATGCAG GTTCACAAAGAAGCCATAGATAAAGTACCTAATTCTTTACCAAATAGATcaaatattgaaattgaaatctATGGAATGGAAGGTATACCCCCTGAAGATATTAAGGAGCATGAGAGGCAAAAGACAG GTGGTGGTAAGGTGTCTGACAGTGATGACGATGAACCTGCAGCAAAGAAAAAGGCTACAGCAGCACTT TTGGGGCCAGGACCATCAACCTTAACTCCAGGAATTTTACCAACCCCAATGGGTCCTGTACCTCCTGGAATGTATCCAGGGCCAATGGGAATGAATCATATGATGCCACATTTCATGCAACAGAG AATGATGATGCCAGGCATGAGGCCTTTGTTCCCTGCTTCAAGTATAGCTGTCTCGACACCCAGTAAACCTACCTTTCCTGCTTATAG CAATGCCACAATAAGCGCACCACCCACAACATCAACATCCTCTGAACTAAGAGAGAATGGAGACGTCAAACCTCCAGCAGCCAACACTTGTCCACTGGTCACAGCCACAGGCGCTGGATCCAAGATCATTCATCCACCAGAAGATGTATCTTTAGAAGAAATTAAAGCGAGAAATGCTAAATTTAGGCCAAAACCGAAACCCGATGCTCCAAGCACGCCAGTTTCCGCTCCGCCTATGATTGCTCCTAGTACCAGCCAGGCTGAA GTGGCCGCTCACATGTCGGCAGCCGTGGCGGCTGCCCGCCAGCAGGCAATGCGTCGACCGATGCCCATGGGTATGATGGGTATGCTCGGGCAGGTGCGAGTACCCGTCCCCGTATCCATGCCCGTTCCAGTCCTGCCCGTCATGCCACAGTTCAACCTCATGCGGCCATTACAACCCG GTATGCTGCTGCCCGGCGGGATGATGCAAATGGGCGCCATGTTCCCCGGTGGGGTTCCGGGATTACCCATGATGCAGCCGCGATATCGGTAG
- the LOC125049056 gene encoding BUB3-interacting and GLEBS motif-containing protein ZNF207 isoform X1 — protein MGRKKKKASKPWCWYCNREFDDEKILIQHQKAKHFKCHICHKKLYTGPGLSIHCMQVHKEAIDKVPNSLPNRSNIEIEIYGMEGIPPEDIKEHERQKTGGGKVSDSDDDEPAAKKKATAALLGPGPSTLTPGILPTPMGPVPPGMYPGPMGMNHMMPHFMQQRMMMPGMRPLFPASSIAVSTPSKPTFPAYSNATISAPPTTSTSSELRENGDVKPPAANTCPLVTATGAGSKIIHPPEDVSLEEIKARNAKFRPKPKPDAPSTPVSAPPMIAPSTSQAELNFQVAAHMSAAVAAARQQAMRRPMPMGMMGMLGQVRVPVPVSMPVPVLPVMPQFNLMRPLQPGMLLPGGMMQMGAMFPGGVPGLPMMQPRYR, from the exons ATGGGCAGGAAAAAGAAGAAGGCATCGAAACCTTGGTGCTG GTATTGTAACAGGGAATTCGATGATGAGAAAATTCTGATTCAACATCAAAAAGCGAAACATTTTAAATGCCACATCTGTCACAAGAAGTTGTATACGGGACCAGGACTATCGATTCACTGCATGCAG GTTCACAAAGAAGCCATAGATAAAGTACCTAATTCTTTACCAAATAGATcaaatattgaaattgaaatctATGGAATGGAAGGTATACCCCCTGAAGATATTAAGGAGCATGAGAGGCAAAAGACAG GTGGTGGTAAGGTGTCTGACAGTGATGACGATGAACCTGCAGCAAAGAAAAAGGCTACAGCAGCACTT TTGGGGCCAGGACCATCAACCTTAACTCCAGGAATTTTACCAACCCCAATGGGTCCTGTACCTCCTGGAATGTATCCAGGGCCAATGGGAATGAATCATATGATGCCACATTTCATGCAACAGAG AATGATGATGCCAGGCATGAGGCCTTTGTTCCCTGCTTCAAGTATAGCTGTCTCGACACCCAGTAAACCTACCTTTCCTGCTTATAG CAATGCCACAATAAGCGCACCACCCACAACATCAACATCCTCTGAACTAAGAGAGAATGGAGACGTCAAACCTCCAGCAGCCAACACTTGTCCACTGGTCACAGCCACAGGCGCTGGATCCAAGATCATTCATCCACCAGAAGATGTATCTTTAGAAGAAATTAAAGCGAGAAATGCTAAATTTAGGCCAAAACCGAAACCCGATGCTCCAAGCACGCCAGTTTCCGCTCCGCCTATGATTGCTCCTAGTACCAGCCAGGCTGAA CTCAACTTCCAGGTGGCCGCTCACATGTCGGCAGCCGTGGCGGCTGCCCGCCAGCAGGCAATGCGTCGACCGATGCCCATGGGTATGATGGGTATGCTCGGGCAGGTGCGAGTACCCGTCCCCGTATCCATGCCCGTTCCAGTCCTGCCCGTCATGCCACAGTTCAACCTCATGCGGCCATTACAACCCG GTATGCTGCTGCCCGGCGGGATGATGCAAATGGGCGCCATGTTCCCCGGTGGGGTTCCGGGATTACCCATGATGCAGCCGCGATATCGGTAG